In Numenius arquata chromosome 3, bNumArq3.hap1.1, whole genome shotgun sequence, one genomic interval encodes:
- the CMKLR2 gene encoding chemerin-like receptor 2: MVEIQVPFLFNAEKTDQNLQGLARKQLCNMTFEDFENYSYFYDLPEEEESPQSSLSIAHIISLSFYSVAFLLGVPGNAIVIWFMGFKWDKSVSTLWFLNLAIADFIFVLFLPLYITYVAMGFHWPFGKWLCKMNSFIALLNMFASVFFLTFISLDRYIRLVHPVFSYKYRTVRNTLILSGIIWMSAAIIGGPALYFRDTATVLNNVTICYNNFHVHDRELILLTHHILIWVRLAFGYLFPLVTMVICYSLLIVKVKRRTVLTSSRLFWTIIAVVVAFFVCWTPYHIFSIVELSAHHDENLHDLLQDGIPLSTGLGFINSCLNPILYVLISKKFQAQVKTTVSEVLKLALWEVSRSGTVSEQLWSSDNTHASVHYCETAQ; encoded by the exons ATGGTGGAGATCCAGGTTCCTTTTCTCTTCAATGCAGAGAAAACAGACCAGAATCTGCAAGGGCTGGCCAG aaagCAACTGTGCAACATGACATTTGAAGATTTTGAGAACTACTCTTATTTCTATGACCTGCCTGAGGAAGAGGAATCACCCCAGTCCTCCCTCAGCATTGCCCatattatttccctttccttttacaGTGTGGCATTTCTGCTGGGAGTGCCAGGTAATGCCATCGTCATCTGGTTTATGGGCTTTAAGTGGGATAAATCTGTTTCCACGCTCTGGTTCCTCAATCTGGCAATTGcagatttcatttttgttctcttcctgCCCCTCTATATTACATACGTGGCAATGGGCTTCCATTGGCCTTTTGGGAAGTGGCTCTGCAAAATGAACTCGTTCATTGCACTACTTAATATGTTTGCCAGTGTGTTCTTCCTGACATTCATCAGCCTTGACCGCTACATCCGCCTAGTCCACCCAGTCTTTTCCTACAAGTATCGAACTGTGAGGAACACCCTCATCCTTAGTGGGATCATTTGGATGTCAGCTGCAATTATTGGTGGCCCTGCCTTATATTTTAGAGACACAGCTACAGTTCTCAACAATGTCACCATTTGCTACAACAACTTCCATGTGCATGACAGAGAACTTATTTTGCTGACACACCACATTCTCATTTGGGTGAGGCTTGCATTCGGTTACCTCTTTCCTCTAGTGACCATGGTCATTTGCTACTCATTGCTGATTGTCAAAGTGAAGAGGAGAACTGTATTGACTTCCAGCAGGCTTTTCTGGACCATTATTGCTGTAGttgtagctttttttgtttgctggacACCATATCACATATTCAGCATTGTGGAGCTGTCTGCTCACCACGATGAAAACTTGCATGACTTACTGCAGGATGGCATTCCCCTCTCCACTGGTCTTGGTTTCATCAACAGTTGCCTCAATCCAATCCTCTATGTTCTGATTAGCAAAAAGTTCCAGGCTCAGGTCAAGACGACGGTCTCTGAGGTGCTAAAATTGGCACTGTGGGAGGTGAGCCGCTCAGGAACTGTCAGTGAGCAGCTGTGGAGTTCGGACAACACCCATGCGTCTGTGCACTATTGTGAAACTGCTCAGTAA